A window of Natator depressus isolate rNatDep1 chromosome 3, rNatDep2.hap1, whole genome shotgun sequence genomic DNA:
tgtcttggccttcacaacatcctctggcaaagagttccacaggttgactgtgcgttgtgtgaaaaagtacttccttttgtttgttttaaatctgctgcctattaatttcatttggccgctggttcttgtgttaggaggaggagtaaataacatttccttatttactttctccacaccagtcatgacttcatagacctctatcatattcccttatgttctcttttccaagctgaaaagtcccaatcttattaatctctcctcaaatggcagctgttccataaccctaataatttttgttgaccttttctgaaccttttccaagtccagtatatctttttttgagatagggcgatGACATCTGtgtgcaatattcaagatgtgggcataccatggatttatataaaggcaacatggtattttctgtcttatcatctatccctttcttaatgattcccaacacagaatcatagaaatgtaaggctggaagggacctcaagaggtcatctagtccatccctttgtgctgaggcaggaccaagaatACCTGActggtgtttatctaacctgttcttaaacttccagtgacggggattctgCAACCTTCCTACTCTATTCCAGTgttaactatctttatagttaggctagacattagggaaaaaacttcctaactttcccttgctgctgcagattaagcacaTTACTTCTCGTCCTACCTTCAGTGCACATGAAGaactgatccccatcctctttataacggCTCTTAATATGTTTGAAGACTATTCTCAGCTCCCCCTCCATTTGTCTTTCCTCAGGCTAAACATGCctggttttttaacctttcctcacaggtcatgttttctaaatccttcataatttttgttgctctcctgtggactcttTCTAGTTAGTTCACATCTTAGTGTGgttcccaaaactggacatagtactccagctgaggtctgaccagtgctgagtagagaggAACAATTACCTTCAGTGTCTTAGATATAGCATTCCTGTTAATACCTCCTAGAATATTAGGcttttttgtaactgcatcacattgttgatttatATTCCATttctgatccactataacccccagatccttttctgcagtattactgcctagccagttattcctcattttggttttgtgcatttgattATTTTCCTTCCGAACTGTAGTTCATTGCACTTGTTggttgaatttcatcttgatgatttcagatcagttctccaagggcattttgaattctaatcctggcttgcAATCCCTTCCAGTGTGGTGCtgtccacagattttataagcatactccactccattatccaaatcattagtgaaaatattgactGGTGCGGGACcgcactagatacatcctcccagtttgatagtgaaccactgataaatactgagtgattttttttttctcctttccccaactAGGTACCTTTATAGTAACTCTTCACCTAGACCAGTGCTTCTGAAGctgtctgatgtgggggaccggcaatttttttttcccagtgtgcaTGGACCACCacttgagtagcactgatctagaccacatttcctttgTTTGCTTATGAGATTGTCATTTGGGACTataaaaagccttactaaaatcaaggtacaTCATGTCTACACCTCCCCCCTCCACAGGCTGGtaaccctgtcagagaaggagATGAGGTCAATTTGGCATGACTTATCACCCTATGATCCTCTGGATGCTTGAAAATTGATTGtcatttgtttcagtatctttctggtattgaagttagtctgattggtctgtaattccacAGGTCATCTAAAGAGGGGGAACAAATAAGCTATCTTTGTAAAAATGTTCTTCAGGCAGGCTTCTTTAAAATCACCTGTGGCAGTCCATTGGACTGATGGGTTATCCTGCCTAGAAAGCAGAGTACATGCAATAGAAGAAATATATTGACTCTCCACATCCCCTACAGCaaacccctccatcccccaccaaaAATTATCCCGAGTGCCTAGTCTCCTTTCTCTCGCTTTTGTAGTAGTGTAATCCACTATACCATGAAAATTGGGAGAGAGCTGTCGTCTGTCAATTCCATAAATGGGTATGGAATTGGAGAGCTCAGGCAGCAAGTTGTCGAATTCAGTAGCATCCTAGTCATTTGGATCTGGCTATCTGAACGTCCTGGATGCAATAGGGTAAAAACTTCCCTTTAAACTCTTCAAGCATTGTAACAAACCCAACTGACAGGGCAGTCAGTTTCATGCAATCCCACCATACTCAGGTGTGTTGAATAGGTCTGCACTGAAGACCTAATTCAGCCAATTGTTTGCAACCAGAAGAGGGGGAACTACCTTGTCAGCACATGCACTGAAGGTagattctcttcccccccacccctcaccccaaatGTTGTTCTGTTATGGCAGGGATTTCATTGTAAACGCAAGCTTCTTGTACCTTGTCTCTCCTAACAAGAAGGACCCTGCTTTCCAATGCCCCATCAGAACTGGAGGGCGAACTCACATGTTCCAGGTGTTCTTTCTAATCTGTATTTCCAATAGGTCCTAAACCTGGCGTCAAGAATTGGAACATGTGGTGGGTTCATGCAGCCATTAGGGGCTCAATCATTCCCCTCCCACCATGATTAAAGGGATCACTTTCCCACTATTTTGACATTGCAGCTGCTGATCTGGGGCTGACTTAGATATTGGGACTCACCTTTCTGATGCGACTGCCCCCAGGGGGAAGTTCTGTCACATCTGACTTCACTACAGTTTTTTATTCTATTGGCTGCTTTCTGCCTCCTGAATAAACCAAATTTTAGAGGTCGTCAAGGAACCATCTCCTGCACCTTACGTACTCCAGAAGGGACAatctcaaacaaaaacaaaaatctcacactggaaggggaaaaaatcccaagAAATGTACCTGAAGATCATGCAGAAAACCCAAAATAATGATGAAGAAAAAGCTGACAGCCATCCAACAGAGGAACAAAAGTGAAAACAGCTACAACAACTCCAGAGAACCCAAGACAGCAGGTCCCACCATGTGGATGctacacagcccctcagcatcctCAACCTATCAGACTCTACCTAATTGAAACTAAAGTATCATACTCTAAAGGACTAAATTCTGCCCCAACACAGAACGTGATGCCACACTAACATGTGGAGAACTAGAAGAATTTTTCCGCTGACTCTGCCTCAAGGAATTCTTTCACAGTGAAGATGACGCCACCCACAACTATCACATCCCCCACCGAATAagataagaaaaagaaataatctgACTGGATGTCCCACAGCGGAGGAAACTACACACTAAATCATTAGATTGGTTGCTTCAGGAAAAGATACTCTGAAATCCTCAACAAATATTGCAGTTCACCCAATCTTTCTACTACTGAGAAGATAGTAATACAGTATCTGAAATCCAGCCACCAGAAAGTGATCAAACCTGCAACCAAAGGGGATGCCATCATAGTCTTCAATCATGGCCAACAGACAACTCTAACACCACTTATTATAAAGAACTCTAAGATGCCACACCACAATTCATACAGGAATTTAAAATtaccatcaaatccttccccaaataACTCCAAAAAAAAACTCTCCAACTTCATCCCTCACAAACCACCCCAGATTCTACATGCttcccaggcagacccatcatatctcGCCATAGAACTCTTACTGTAGaaatatcaggactcatagaaacagCCTTaaaccacaccacacacacaaccaaCTTCCTCCAAGACGGTACAGACTTCCTCCAGTAACTCCATGACATTAACGACCCCCCAGAACACACACTCTCTGCCATGTGGATGTCACCTCCctgtacaccaacatccctcaccatgattgcattgctgcctgcctcaaatgcCTAGAAGATAATGTACAATGCTCAAAAATCCACCCTaaacacattgccaaactcatccTTTTCATTCTCACCTACAACAACTTCACATTTAACAACAAACATGTTGTCCAAACCAGGGGAGCAGCCATGAATTCTAGGATGACTCCCCAGCATGCCAGCCTCTTCATGGACCACCtcaaagaagaatttctggaataATATGCCATGAAActaatgatatacctgagatacactGATGTGTTCATCTTCTGGACAGATAACCTAAATGCCCTCAAAATTTCCCATCACCCATTGCGACACGGGCCCATTTGTGATTCACTACTGTGTCAGCAATTCTTATCCGGCCTGACGTACTCACTACACCTCCCACACTAGTGTCATAATATTCATTTAAAAGGCGATGTAATATATTTGAAATTTAACAACACATTGGTCATTAATGTCATTGTGAAATGGAGTACAAcctcagttatgaacaccagagttacaaactgaccagtcaatcacacatctcatttggaaccagaagtacacaaacaggcagcagcagacacacacaaagcaaatacagtacagtattgttaaacataaactataaaattatttttcttctgcatagtaaagtttcaaagctgtattaagtccaatgttcagttgtaaacttttgaaaaaacaaccataacgttttgtttccagttacgaacaacctccattcccgaggtgctcaaactctgaggttctactgtgtatgtattaacactatataaGAAATTATGGGTACTCACTGATATTCAGCTTTACAGTTTGTGCCCAAACAAAGGGGTAACAGGTCTCTCCCAGACAGGAGGCAATGTCACAGCTATATacctgtctcctatgtaaattaaatatggtggaatcaaaacagtggaagccccatttacGTACAGGAGAATCGGAAGTGCATAGGAAGGGgaaaacagcatgaggtcatcctgtctcttgaactttggaagatataagcaagaCAGAAGTCATGTCTGGTATCTATCACTAGACAGACGCAAGGGGCCAGGCTCTTGTAAGCTGAGAAAGATGGTTCCTTCAACCAACAAGTTGAAATACCTGGAAATAgactataggtgagaaacctgcttaggtaAAGAGATTTTATGAAGGAAGACAAGGGAAACGAGCCCCTTGTGTTTCTGTGGATGGTCCTGATTGATAGAAAGTCAGCCACCTGAAGTGTGACACCCGTCCATCAGTCTCtttctagaacactcccacagTAGCATCAACTTTCTGGACtccatgatcagcttcaacaatggaaccccaCATATGACTATATACAAGAAATCCCtggatcaccacacttaccttcaTGGATCCTGCAACCATTCGAGACATGTTAAGAAATCGATCTACAGCCAGGCACACAATATACAGGACTTGCTCCAGACaaagtctgggatacacacctAAACATACTTGCAACCTTCACTTAACAAGGGCACTCCACtggagaagtagattgcatcatggaaagggtcacccaaataccctgggagaacctgcttcagtacAAGGAGGGGAACCCACTGACCACATAGAATCATataactggaagggacctcaagagatcatctgatccaggcccctgcactcaaggcaggactaagtattaccccTAGTTTCCCCTAAAGCCCCACACTAGAatccatatggggtatcatcaaacagttataacccatatttgatggggaccacatcctaatgaaatctttcccaaaccctgcttctggccttcaaacagtCCAACTTTCTCTTGCTCATCCAGTAGCTAGCTCCCCACCAGTcgggacacaccaactcaaagtgacaacagatgcaaaaccatcagacatatctccactgctacaatgattaaTATCACCCACAATACACCTGTCTGGCACATATAAAACCCATGAATCTTATCACAACTTGTGGTGTACCTCGACTATTCTGTGCATGAAATCAATTGctacgctctcaaatgaactccaacagaaaaataagacaaaaataccATATCACCTGTGCGCAAACACTTTTCATAAAGCAGTCACTTCATACCTGACCTCTCaatcttcatcctcaaaggaaacctgcacaccttcaaaaggcaagcctgggaacttaaatgcATAACTCTGCTAGATGCTAAAGTCCATGGACTCTGAGACACTGctttacaacaatttgtaacacaccccACTGCCTGCCAACTCTTAATTGCCTCCTACTTTTTAAGAGGTCTCCTACAGCACGTGTGAACCtgttatgcttaacaatctgcccCAACTTGTATTTGGGTTAGCCACTTCTGTTACCTTCCCTAAACTTGAAGAtgagctctgtgaagctcgaaaTCTTGTAGTCtgcaccaacagaagctgatccaataaaagatatattacTTTACTTACACTGGTCCCATTTTCTGAGACAGTATGGCTACAGCAATGCTACAATCAAATTAGAGGTGGAATAACTTACCAGTTCAGAGGGGGTTAGTCTCAGGTTGTAAAATGTCTTTAGTCTGAAAGGTCATGGTTTATTCTTGAccactttaaaatgtttaagtttAAATATTTTGTACTGTAGCTTCTAAGTcatgtgtgttttttctctccccaGATTGGCCGGTCAACAGAAAGCCCTATAGACTTCGTAGTGACAGATACTGTTCCTGGAAGTCAGAGTAATTCAGATACACAGTCCGTACAGAGCACTATATCAAGGTTTGCTTGCAGAATCATATGTGAACGGAACCCTCCTTTTACAGCAAGAATATACGCTGCGGGATTTGACTCATCGAAAAACATCTTTCTTGGGGTAAAGAGACACTTTCTCTTCCCAGCTCAGTGCAGGCTTATATTTAAACTAGTTTATACCTCAGAATTACAGATGAATGGAAGTTCTGTCATTGTCATTCCTCATAGGAAAAAGCTGCCAAGTGGAAGACATCcgatggacagatggatgggtTAACCACAAATGGAGTTCTTGTTATGCATCCGCGCAATGGATTTACTGAAGACTCCAAACCAGGGGTATGGAGGGAGATATCTGTGTGTGGAAATGTGTTCAGCCTCCGTGAAACCAGATCAGCTcagcagaggggaaaaatggtAAGTGTAGTGAATAACATTTTATGCTGCATATTTGATACAGATACATTGTTTAAGGCTGTACCTAGGGCTACATAAGGGCCAGAGTGTGTGTTTGACTTAAACAGTATAGGGCCTTACTCTGTATTTAGTCACATTAATTTTAGCGGCTGCTCATGGAGTAAGATGCTACTCAACCCGAGTAAGAccggcagaatctggccctaaatcattCATTtattgtatgtctacactgctgtgcTAAATTTAGTGGCCCAGTCTAACATGTTGGTCTGTGAGCAGTGGAAGCTTTGCTACATCATGATGTGggctttttaaaagtgttttgaaTTATTTCCTAACCCTCCCTTTTCACTTGCATCTTTActcacatttttttcattttgtgtggGAGGGGAACTCCCACAGTTCTTTGGATGTTTCAGAGTTAATGTAATGTAAACCTTGCTCTAGAAAGATTCATGAGATATAAAACCAGACTTGTCTtgatatgactttttttttttcctgagtaaaaatttttttaaatcagatgttTTACTTGTTTTAAGTTGTGGTGCATTTGTTTAGGAAAGATGGTGtgctgattgtgtgtgtgtttgtttgcatACACTACTACTAACTTAAAACTAATGTTGCTTGCTCCCATGGCAAACTATTGCTCTTTCTTTAATCGACTTAGCTGGATGCATGATCAGGAAGGAGCTCATGATGATTAGGCATGTGGGTGCTTTTGGTGGCTTCAGTTTTAGGGTCCCGAACTTGAGACATAGTTAAaggtgcctgattttcaaatAATTCTGAGCACCTACCCTCTAAATATCAAGCTCTTTCAGGTATCTCagattgagcacccaaaatcactgctAGTTGAAACTCTTGGCCGGAGCTCCCTAGCCAGGTTTTACAGTTGTTTTCTTCAAAATCTATACAATCAGTTTGAGTAACTTTGTGATCTCTGTGCATTTCCATCCCAGGTTGAGAATGAAACCAACCAACTCCAAGATGGCTCATTAATCGATCTGTGTGGAGCAACGATGCTGTGGCGAACTGCCGAAGGCCTTTCACGCACTCCTACGGTGAAGCACTTGGAAGCTCTAAGACAGGAAATAAATGCCGCCAGGCCTCAGTGCCCTGTAGGGTTTAACACATTAGCATTTCCTAGTATGAAGAGGAAAGATGTTGTAGATGAAAAGCAACCGTGGGTGTATCTGAACTGTGGCCACGTACATGGCTATCACAACTGGGGAAACAAAGAGGAAAGAGATGGGAAGGATAGAGAATGTCCCATGTGCCGCTCTATTGGCCCCTATGTGCCTCTGTGGCTTGGATGTGAAGCTGGATTTTATGTAGATGCAGGACCTCCAACTCATGCGTTCAGCCCATGTGGACATGTGTGCTCAGAAAAAACAACTGCATATTGGTCCCAAATTCCTCTTCCTCATGGTACTCACACTTTTCATGCAGCCTGTCCGTTCTGTGCACATCAGCTGGCTGGCGAACAGGGTTACATCAGACTTATTTTCCAAGGACCTCTTGACTAATACGCGTGTCTCCCAGGACTTCATTAAATTTATAAGCTAAGCAATTCTGATTTTAAACAAACTGTCTATTTCATATTCTCTGGGTTTTGACAGTTTGCATTAAAAtgaagattgttttgttttgtttttgttttgttatagcAGCTAAATCCCTTTCTAGATGAGGAAAAGCCTGGAAACAACGAGATTatggggaggaaagggaaagtTCCTGACTTTGTTTAATGTCTACTtttggagaaggggagggaaTTTATGCATAGCGAAATTCAATGCCTTCAATTTAATGTTTTTGAGTGACGTGTCCTTGGTGTGTTAAAagttgcttttttgggggggcggggtatAACTGTGGGTAAATGTGGTCAGTTCAAAGGACATTAGTTTACAGCTTGGATGCAAACATTGTAAAATATAGCAACATGTATATTAACTTTTTCTATTTATCTTTATTATTGAAATTATCTTATGGCATTTTGATAGAGGAGCAGCATGGTAGTAGTGTGTGAAATCCATTGACTGGATGCATAGAATAGTCCTTGATGGGGGAAGGTTAGAAGAAAACTGTAGaagtacctttttaaaatctagagTACTATTGAGTTCTTAGAGTAGCCGaatgctttttaaacaaaattaatgcaaattacattggtgtaaaaaTATGCTTTAACCTCACAAAAGATAATTATgatagactttttaaaatgtctgtccaTTGGGTAGGACTATAATAAAAGAACTGGTCACAGGAAAACATTTACCTGATTCTTTGAATATGCAATTTTAAACTAGGTTTAAGGATTTTTCTCCTTCTGTTAACTAATCTTTTATTTACCATTAGCAAtgtttgagtttttttatttatttaaacaacaaaaaacaaacagccaagACTCATCTGTTCTTCACTGTTAGAAAAAAGCCGTGAATTAGCCAGAAAGCTGTGTtcaatttaaagaaaattattCATTCTGCTTTTAGTCTAATCCCTTAATTTGTATGCAGGGTGGGTAGATGGCACACTGGCTTCATACACTTTGCCTTTCAGCTCCATAGAGCTGGGTACAAATATGTATTTAGGTGACAATTGAAGACATTGCAGCCTTGGAGCTAAGATGTTTGTCCACATCCCCAAACCATCATGTAAATTGGCACAGTTGGC
This region includes:
- the PELI1 gene encoding E3 ubiquitin-protein ligase pellino homolog 1, whose protein sequence is MFSPDQENHPSKTPVKYGELIVLGYNGSLPNGDRGRRKSRFALFKRPKANGVKPSTVHIACTPQAAKAISNKDQHSISYTLSRAQTVVVEYTHDSNTDMFQIGRSTESPIDFVVTDTVPGSQSNSDTQSVQSTISRFACRIICERNPPFTARIYAAGFDSSKNIFLGEKAAKWKTSDGQMDGLTTNGVLVMHPRNGFTEDSKPGVWREISVCGNVFSLRETRSAQQRGKMVENETNQLQDGSLIDLCGATMLWRTAEGLSRTPTVKHLEALRQEINAARPQCPVGFNTLAFPSMKRKDVVDEKQPWVYLNCGHVHGYHNWGNKEERDGKDRECPMCRSIGPYVPLWLGCEAGFYVDAGPPTHAFSPCGHVCSEKTTAYWSQIPLPHGTHTFHAACPFCAHQLAGEQGYIRLIFQGPLD